A section of the Zymoseptoria tritici IPO323 chromosome 9, whole genome shotgun sequence genome encodes:
- the MgAtr7 gene encoding ATP-binding cassette multidrug transporter (ABC-G family, PDR-type, TC3.A.1.205. Fused to the N-terminus a DIT1 motif is found, putatively involved in iron or stress metabolism. Only ortholog with same organization is found in F.graminearum.): MNASNSSLIASDPDGICEKILDVILEYALHKFGDTKQKLALGRPKFLETIAGFVVQGRCIQMCLPAFPFKSSNKIDKVLGTLPDKAEELALGRLNTMCAKVQAIHAPGAALTIISDGLVYNDLLSISDKDTWAYGEALRSMAIAHEFQHIRFARIRDLIKFPGSEVLNEITYVASATNFRRSLLNEFGKDDIDIDHEIATSEDTKMTYLGYRRFLESDLKHIFPLGSDRSANSYKRNVKFLAKEMIIRGYAFAGAVRAAFPEHLRLSIHQSTGEHKISISLLHTKTGFTTPWHCSVARLADGTWVSAQKADFELQDTMRMICENGRPSYFQEEEASEQHFVPTQAFGLGGAKMDGSHSLGSATELSLYANETLSQSTSEFDFATLKEQVVVANTHAVGPTTEQLINTFLRHDYPPLDPKSDSFEARSWLKNFEGLIEANRASNSKQIVGVSYRDLSVEAFWQPSDYQKTFWNQPIAIIDTIAQKLTASRNVKRSILKKCDGLIRHGEMLLVLGQPGSGCSTLLKSIAGELDQLRLGNTTYMNYQGVPGHVMHKEFRGEAVYQAETDVHFHQLTVKETLEFAARARAPCESIPGVNRDTYVTHVRDAYIAMFGLRHIADTKVGNAFLRGVSGGEVKRVSIAEAAVARSAIQCWDNSTRGLDSAAALDFVQTLRTSADIAGTTIAVTLYQAPQSVYNLFDKVSVLYEGRQIFFGPASEAKEYFIDLGFEPKPRQTTADFLTSVTSPAERRIRKDFVGRIPATPDDFFVVWQKSQQFKHLQDDIDKFNESNPIGGPSLEEFRNARRSLQEKSQRSRSPFTLSLPSQIDLCVWRGFQRLKRDMGILISSIIFNSILSIVIGSVFYGLPNDNAALYSRGVLLYFSIMLAAFASALEILVLYAQRPIVEKQARYAFCHPFAEAIASMLCDLPNKITTAIGSSLPLYFMTHLRRTPGHFFVFLVFTFACTLTMSMYFRCIAALSRTLAQAMAPASVFSLALVIYTGFAIPTRYMRPWLRWLNYLNPVGYAFESLMINEFHDRSIPCSEYVPHGEAYNDIQARERICATSGSTAGAEAIDGDVYLAVNFGYHASHLWRNLGIMLALMILGCSIYLLATEYVTEQKPKGETLLFQRGGIPRNRPQDEESVGNGNIETTSVLMAEPTCKGRVDVTFRPEQESVFHWDDVSFDIGTKGSSKRILQGVDGWIRPGTLTALMGVSGAGKTTLLDVLADRVSVGVVSGNMLVDGLPRGPDFRRQTGYAQQQDLHLASSTVREALNFSALLRQPRTVPNDEKIAYVEEVIAILDMEAYSDAVVGVPGEGLNVEQRKRLTIAVELVAKPAVLLFLDEPTSGLDSQTAWSICSLLRKLADNGQAILCTIHQPSAPLLGLFDRLLYLAMGGRTVYFGALGASCSAVIDYFQDKGARPCGGDENPAEWILDVTNTPRNIDGTAWADVWDTSEERQAVKAELARMKPSITSPITAIDADRPYAAAFGTQLGHLLRRGFSHYWRTPSYLWSKVALCVFSALFIGVSFWKMPNSIQGTQNQLFAVFLLLTIFTNFCQQMMPHAITRRELAEARELPSKVYSWQTFILSDIVVEVPWNSLMAVLVFACWYYPIGLQQNAIDAGQTGERAILMFLFILAFFNFAGTFTSMAVALMSTAESAGNITNLLFSLSLIFCGVLATPQALPGFWIFMYRISPLTYLVSGVLSVGLANTRIHCLDEELLHFSAPPSTNCSTYLAPYIQLEGGYLQEVPDSNPAQCVFCTGSQTNIFLKSVSAQYGDRWRNLGIVWAYVAFNLVATVIFYWLARVPKKSRSK; the protein is encoded by the exons ATGAACGCCTCGAATTCATCTCTCATAGCGAGTGACCCGGATGGAATCTGTGAGAAAATTCTGGATGTGATTCTGGAGTATGCTCTGCACAAGTTCGGAGACACGAAGCAAAAACTGGCCCTCGGTCGACCCAAGTTTCTGGAAACCATTGCTGGCTTTGTGGTGCAGGGCAGGTGCATTCAAATGTGCCTACCCGCTTTTCCATTCAAGTCGTCCAACAAAATCGACAAGGTTCTGGGAACGCTCCCAGATAAGGCCGAAGAGCTGGCATTAGGTCGCCTGAATACCATGTGCGCGAAGGTGCAGGCGATCCACGCTCCAGGGGCCGCCCTCACCATCATATCGGATGGGCTGGTGTACAACG ACCTGTTGAGCATCTCCGACAAAGATACATGGGCATACGGCGAGGCCCTTCGCTCAATGGCAATTGCCCACGAGTTCCAGCACATCAGGTTTGCGAGAATTCGAGACTTGATCAAGTTTCCAGGCTCAGAGGTCTTGAACGAGATTACCTATGTTGCAAGTGCCACCAACTTCCGACGCAGTCTCCTGAACGAGTTCGGCAAAGatgacatcgacatcgaccaCGAGATAGCCACCTCGGAAGATACAAAGATGACATATCTTGGCTATCGCAGATTTCTCGAGTCTGACTTGAAGCACATTTTCCCACTCGGCAGCGACAGATCAGCGAACAGCTACAAGAGGAATGTGAAGTTTTTGGCCAAGGAAATGATAATCAGAGGATAT GCCTTTGCCGGTGCTGTCAGGGCGGCTTTCCCAGAGCACCTGCGTCTTTCCATTCATCAGTCCACGGGCGAGCACAAAATCTCCATAAGTCTGCTCCACACCAAGACAGGCTTTACTACACCTTGGCACTGTAGTGTGGCCCGACTAGCAGACGGCACATGGGTGAGCGCACAGAAAGCGGACTTCGAATTGCAGGACACCATGAGAATGATATGCGAAAATGGAAGACCGAGCTACTTCCAAGAAGAGGAAGCAAGTGAGCAGCATTTCGTGCCGACCCAAGCATTTGGACTTGGAGGCGCAAAAATGGATGGCAGCCACTCGCTGGGAAGTGCCACTGAGCTATCGCTATACGCGAATGAGACGCTCTCGCAAAGCACGAGCGAGTTCGACTTTGCCACATTGAAAGAACAGGTGGTCGTCGCAAACACTCATGCTGTCGGTCCCACGACCGAACAGCTCATCAACACATTCTTGCGGCATGACTACCCGCCGTTGGATCCGAAATCCGATTCTTTCGAAGCCAGGTCATGGTTGAAGAACTTTGAGGGTCTCATCGAGGCTAATCGAGCATCGAATTCGAAACAAATCGTCGGTGTCAGCTACCGAGACCTCTCAGTCGAGGCATTCTGGCAGCCAAGCGATTATCAAAAGACTTTCTGGAACCAGCCTATCGCCATAATCGATACCATCGCCCAGAAACTGACCGCAAGCCGCAATGTCAAGAGATCTATCCTTAAAAAGTGCGATGGCTTGATCAGACATGGAGAGATGCTCCTTGTGTTAGGACAGCCGGGCAG TGGGTGTTCCACTCTGCTCAAGTCGATTGCCGGAGAATTGGATCAGCTTCGACTCGGGAACACAACTTATATGAACTACCAAGGCGTACCCGGTCACGTTATGCACAAGGAGTTCAGAGGAGAGGCGGTTTATCAAGCCGAGACAGATGTCCATTTCCACCAATTGACTGTCAAAGAGACCCTGGAATTTGCAGCGCGAGCAAGG GCTCCATGCGAATCAATTCCGGGCGTCAACCGAGAC ACTTACGTGACGCACGTTCGAGACGCATATATAGCCATGTTTGGCTTGCGGCACATTGCTGACACTAAG GTGGGAAACGCATTCTTGCGCGGTGTGTCGGGCGGCGAAGTAAAGCGTGTCAGTATCGCAGAAGC AGCCGTTGCACGTAGTGCGATTCAGTGCTGGGACAACAGCACCCGCGGCTTAGACAGCGCCGCCGCTCTTGACTTTGTCCAAACTCTCCGAACCTCGGCGGACATTGCAGGAACGACAATTGCCGTCACGCTCTATCAAGCCCCACAATCGGTTTACAAT ctcttcgacaaaGTCTCCGTCCTGTATGAGGGGCGCCAGATATTCTTCGGTCCCGCAAGCGAAGCGAAGGAGTATTTCATAGACCTTGGGTTCGAGCCCAAACCACGACAGACCACCGCAGATTTCCTTACTTCTGTCACGAGCCCTGCAGAGCGACGCATCCGGAAGGACTTCGTTGGCCGAATCCCAGCGACGCCAGACGACTTCTTCGTTGTCTGGCAGAAGAGCCAGCAGTTTAAGCATTTACAGGACGACATTGACAAGTTCAACGAGTCGAACCCAATCGGTGGCCCGTCACTCGAGGAGTTTCGAAACGCACGTAGATCGTTGCAAGAAAAGTCACA ACGCTCTCGATCGCCCTTCACCCTGTCGCTCCCGTCTCAGATTGACCTGTGCGTCTGGCGAGGCTTCCAGAGACTGAAGCGCGACATGGGCATACTCATCTCGAGCATCATCTTCAACTCGATCCTGTCCATCGTCATCGGCAGTGTTTTCTACGGCCTTCCAAATGACAACGCCGCTCTTTACAGCCGCGGGGTACTATTGTACTTCTCCATCATGTTGGCTGCATTTGCAAGTGCTCTGGAG ATCTTGGTGCTGTACGCGCAGCGGCCCATCGTGGAGAAACAAGCCAGATACGCTTTTTGTCACCCTTTCGCGGAAGCAATCG CTTCGATGCTCTGCGACCTACCCAACAAGATTACGACCGCTATTGGCTCCAGCCTTCCACTTTACTTCATGACCCATCTGAGACGTACGCCTGGACATTTCTTTGTCTTCTTGGTGTTCACATTTGCATGCACACTCACAATGTCGATGTATTTTCGTTGCATTGCCGCTCTTTCCCGGACTTTGGCTCAG GCCATGGCTCCCGCGTCGGTGTTTAGCCTTGCGTTGGTGATTTATACTGGCTTTGCAATTCCTACGAGGTACATGAGACCGTGGCTTCGTTGGCTCAACTACTTGAATCCGGTTGGATACGCTTTCGAATCACTGATGATCAACGAG TTCCACGATCGCAGCATCCCCTGCTCCGAGTATGTTCCCCATGGAGAAGCGTATAATGATATTCAAGCAAGAGAGAGGATCTGTGCAACTTCTGGCAGCACAGCAGGAGCGGAAGCCATTGACGGAGACGTCTACTTAGCTGTGAATTTTGGCTATCATGCAAGCCATCTATGGAG AAATCTTGGTATCATGCTGGCCCTGATGATACTGGGTTGCTCCATCTACCTCCTTGCCACGGAGTACGTCACCGAACAGAAACCAAAAGGCGAgactctcctcttccagcgAGGTGGCATCCCCCGTAATCGGCCGCAGGACGAAGAATCTGTTGGTAATGGAAATATCGAAACGACAAGCGTCCTTATGGCTGAACCGACTTGCAAAGGCCGCGTAGATGTTACCTTTCGCCCCGAGCAGGAGTCGGTCTTCCATTGGGATGATGTCAGCTTCGACATTGGGACCAAAGGCAGTTCAAAGCGAATACTGCAAGGTGTTGACGGATGGATCAGACCTGGAACTTTGACTGCTCTAATG GGTGTCTCTGGCGCTGGCAAAACGACACTTCTGGATGTGCTGGCAGATCGTGTGAGTGTTGGCGTAGTCAGCGGCAATATGCTCGTCGACGGCCTTCCTCGTGGGCCCGACTTCCGAAGACAGACCGGCTACGCTCAGCAGCAAGACCTCCACCTGGCATCATCCACAGTCCGGGAAGCTTTGAACTTCAGCGCTCTACTGCGACAGCCACGCACCGTTCCGAACGACGAGAAGATCGCGTACGTCGAAGAAGTCATTGCAATTCTGGATATGGAGGCGTACTCCGACGCCGTGGTTGGTGTGCCAGGTGAAG GCTTGAACGTTGAGCAACGAAAACGCCTCACAATTGCGGTCGAGCTTGTGGCCAAGCCAGCGGTGTTGCTCTTCTTGGATGAGCCTACATCGG GTCTGGACAGTCAAACCGCGTGGTCTATTTGCTCCCTGCTCAGGAAGTTGGCCGACAACGGGCAAGCCATCCTATGCACCATCCATCAACCATCAGCTCCGTTGTTGGGTTTGTTTGATCGCCTCTTGTACCTCGCCATGGGTGGCAGGACAGTCTATTTTGGAGCATTGGGCGCCTCGTGCAGCGCAGTCATAGACTACTTTCAGGACAAAGGCGCCAGACCgtgtggtggtgatgagaaCCCAGCCGAGTGGATTCTGGACGTGACGAATACACCACGAAACATCGACGGCACCGCTTGGGCCGACGTGTGGGATACATCAGAGGAGCGACAAGCCGTCAAAGCAGAGCTGGCAAGAATGAAGCCATCAATTACATCGCCAATCACGGCAATCGACGCTGACCGGCCGTACGCCGCCGCCTTTGGCACGCAACTCGGGCACTTACTCCGGCGTGGTTTCAGCCACTACTGGAGAACGCCATCGTATCTGTGGTCCAAAGTTGCGCTCTGCGTTTTCAGC GCGTTGTTCATCGGCGTTTCGTTTTGGAAGATGCCCAATTCCATACAGGGCACTCAGAACCAGCTTTTTGCCGTTTTCCTCCTGCTGACCATCTTCACCAATTTCTGCCAACAGATGATGCCCCACGCCATTACTCGCCGCGAGCTCGCGGAGGCTCGAGAACTGCCCTCCAAAGTGTACTCATGGCAGACTTTCATCTTATCCGAtatcgtcgtcgaagtccCATGGAACTCTCTCATGGCTGTGCTGGTCTTCGCCTGCTGGTATTACCCGATTGGTTTACAACAAAACGCCATTGATGCCGGTCAGACAGGCGAAAGAGCGATTCTTAtgttcctcttcatcctggCGTTCTTCAATTTTGCCGGCACCTTTACAAGCATGGCAGTTGCATTGATGAGCACTGCTGAAAGCGCTGGTAATATCACCAACCTGCTGTTTTCGCTCTCACTGATATTCTGCGG TGTTCTGGCAACGCCTCAAGCCCTTCCTGGCTTCTGGATATTCATGTACCGGATCTCGCCCCTTACCTACCTTGTTTCTGGCGTCCTCTCGGTGGGCCTCGCCAATACACGGATCCATTGCCTCGACGAAGAGCTTCTCCACTTCTCGGCTCCTCCGTCGACGAATTGCTCCACATATCTGGCACCTTATATCCAGTTGGAGGGTGGCTATCTCCAAGAAGTCCCAGATTCGAATCCCGCCCAGTGCGTCTTTTGCACGGGCAGCCAGACAAACATCTTTTTGAAGAGCGTGAGCGCACAGTATGGCGATCGATGGCGGAATCTGGGCATCGTTTGGGCCTACGTTGCGTTCAATCTCGTGGCGACTGTCATCTTTTATTGGTTGGCCAGGGTGCCTAAGAAAAGTAGATCGAAGTGA
- a CDS encoding uncharacterized protein (conserved hypothetical protein, probable Alpha-1,2 mannosyltransferase), with amino-acid sequence MASSTKYLRFILLAIVCLILIVLFSSSSSSIPGGHHIQSAADILRAQGIWKGTGDRVASSNTFTQDVTDKEKIAIPQHNLPAFEDTTSPNPGAGKQLPVAAAPGERLNATFVTLARNSDVWEISRSIRQVEDRFNKAYNYDWVFLNDAEFDDQFKKVTTALTSGKARYGKIDEKHWSFPAFIDQDKAKRVREDMHERKIIYGDSISYRHMCRYESGFFFQHPLMLEYEWYWRVEPSIELYCDISYDPFKFMADNKKKYSFVLSLYEYVETIPTLWDSVKKFMTKHPEHITEGNAMAWLSPDGGETYNHCHFWSNFEIGNLNWLRSKAYTDYFNFLDTEGGFFYERWGDAPVHSIAAALMLKKEEIHFFNDIAYYHVPFTHCPTGEQIRIDNKCHCNPKDNFDWNGYSCTAKWYDVMNMPKPAGYEKEQ; translated from the exons ATGGCCTCCTCTACGAAGTATCTccgcttcatcctcctcgccatcgtctgcctcatcctcatcgtattattctcctcctcgagctcCAGCATACCCGGTGGCCACCACATCCAATCAGCCGCAGACATCCTAAGAGCGCAAGGGATATGGAAGGGAACAGGTGACAGGGTGGCCTCATCGAATACCTTCACTCAAGATGTGACCGACAAGGAGAAGATCGCTATACCACAACACAATTTGCCTGCGTTCGAGGATACTACATCTCCCAATCCAGGTGCAGGAAAGCAGCTACCAGTCGCCGCTGCGCCAGGCGAACGCTTGAATGCGACATTCGTCACGTTGGCGAGAAACTCGGACGTATGGGAAATTTCACGAAGCATTCGTCAGGTCGAGGACCGCTTCAACAAGGCATACAACTACGACTGGGTATTTTTGAATGACGCGGAGTTTGACGACCAGTTCAAGAAGGTCACCACAGCGTTGACATCTGGCAAAGCAAGATATGGAAAAATTGACGAGAAGCACTGGAGTTTCCCAGCCTTCATTGATCAGGACAAGGCGAAGCGAGTGCGCGAGGACATGCACGAACGCAAGATCATCTACGGAGACAGCATCAGCTACCGTCACATGTGTCGGTATGAGTCTGGGTTCTTCTTCCAGCACCCTCTCATGCTCGAGTATGAGTGGTACTGGCGAGTGGAGCCCTCCATCGAGCTCTACTGCGACATTTCCTACGACCCCTTCAAGTTCATGGCCgacaacaagaagaagtactCCTTCGTGCTGTCCCTCTACGAATACGTGGAGACCATTCCCACTCTCTGGGACTCGGTCAAGAAGTTCATGACGAAGCACCCCGAACACATCACCGAGGGAAATGCCATGGCCTGGCTCTCGCCCGACGGCGGCGAGACCTACAACCACTGCCATTTCTGGTCCAACTTCGAAATCGGCAACCTGAACTGGCTGCGGAGCAAGGCGTACACGGACTACTTCAACTTCCTCGACACCGAAGGCGGCTTCTTCTACGAGCGCTGGGGCGACGCGCCCGTCCactccatcgccgccgcactCATGCTCAAAAAGGAAGAAATCCACTTCTTCAACGACATCGCCTATTACCACGTGCCCTTCACCCACTGTCCGACCGGCGAGCAAATCCGCATCGACAACAAATGCCACTGCAACCCCAAAGACAACTTCGACTGGAACGGCTACTCTT GCACGGCCAAATGGTACGACGTCATGAACATGCCCAAACCCGCCGGCTACGAAAAAGAGCAATGA